A genomic window from Onychostoma macrolepis isolate SWU-2019 chromosome 22, ASM1243209v1, whole genome shotgun sequence includes:
- the LOC131531334 gene encoding SLAM family member 9-like isoform X6 yields MVKRCQRRIHTTFNSSAVRSHTEALKEMFHEFVLFCLCCWSLTGDGIWKYGAERSLVAKMKKRKQIVSIYNGLDGRFRDRLKLDNQTGSLTITNITTQHTGVYQVEIAAEKLTSKTFNVSVYARLSGPVISSNSSQCSSSSSSSQQNCSLLCSVVNVGHVTLSWYKGNSLLSSISVSDLSISLSLPLEVEYQDNNTYSCVLNNPISNQTTHLDISQLCHTCSDSVSLIVLISAAAGSLLIVAAVVIFCICWKH; encoded by the exons ATGGTCAAACGCTGCCAGAGGAGGATTCACACAACCTTCAACAGTTCTGCTGTTAGATCACACACTGAAGCGCTGAAGGAAATGTTTCACGAGTTTGTCTTGTTCTGTTTATGCTGCTGGAGTCTGACTG GTGATGGCATATGGAAATATGGAGCTGAAAGGTCTCTCGTagcaaaaatgaagaaaaggaAGCAAATTGTCTCCATATATAATGGTcttgatgggagattcagagacagactgaagctggacaatcaaactggatctctgaccatcacaaacatcacaactcAACACACTGGAGTTTATCAAGTAGAGATAGCTGCAGAAAAACTGACATCAAAAACATTCAATGTTTCTGTCTACG CTCGTCTGTCTGGTCCTGTCATCAGCAGTAACTCTTCACAgtgttcttcatcatcatcatcatcacagcagaattgttcattgttgtgttcagtggtgaatgtgggtcatgtgactctctcctggtacaaaggaaacagtttattgtccagcatcagtgtgtctgatctcagcatcagtctctctctacctctggaggtggaatatcaggataacaacacctacagctgtgtgctcaacaatcccatcagcaaccagaccacacatctggacatcagtcaACTCTGTCACACGTGTTCAG ATTCAGTTTCTCTGATAGTGTtgatttctgctgctgctggatcTCTGTTGATTGTCGCTGCAGTCGTGATCTTCTGCATCTGCTGGAAACACTGA
- the LOC131531334 gene encoding uncharacterized protein LOC131531334 isoform X2, with protein sequence MVKRCQRRIHTTFNSSAVRSHTEALKEMFHEFVLFCLCCWSLTGDGIWKYGAERSLVAKMKKRKQIVSIYNGLDGRFRDRLKLDNQTGSLTITNITTQHTGVYQVEIAAEKLTSKTFNVSVYGEKRSFVEMFTYFIYIVKYLFILYFEMTDTFSDCRHTKHSLNTKFTDSLQFTMLKMRQLCSYSSYSLMFSARLSGPVISSNSSQCSSSSSSSQQNCSLLCSVVNVGHVTLSWYKGNSLLSSISVSDLSISLSLPLEVEYQDNNTYSCVLNNPISNQTTHLDISQLCHTCSDSVSLIVLISAAAGSLLIVAAVVIFCICWKH encoded by the exons ATGGTCAAACGCTGCCAGAGGAGGATTCACACAACCTTCAACAGTTCTGCTGTTAGATCACACACTGAAGCGCTGAAGGAAATGTTTCACGAGTTTGTCTTGTTCTGTTTATGCTGCTGGAGTCTGACTG GTGATGGCATATGGAAATATGGAGCTGAAAGGTCTCTCGTagcaaaaatgaagaaaaggaAGCAAATTGTCTCCATATATAATGGTcttgatgggagattcagagacagactgaagctggacaatcaaactggatctctgaccatcacaaacatcacaactcAACACACTGGAGTTTATCAAGTAGAGATAGCTGCAGAAAAACTGACATCAAAAACATTCAATGTTTCTGTCTACGGTGAGAAGAGATCGTTTGTTGAAATGTtcacatattttatttacatagtcaaatatttatttattttatattttgagatGACAGACACATTCAGTGATTGTCGACACACTAAACACTCACTCAACACTAAATTTACAGATTCACTACAATTCACAATGTTGAAAATGAGACAATTATGTTCATATTCCTCTTATTCTCTCATGTTTTCAGCTCGTCTGTCTGGTCCTGTCATCAGCAGTAACTCTTCACAgtgttcttcatcatcatcatcatcacagcagaattgttcattgttgtgttcagtggtgaatgtgggtcatgtgactctctcctggtacaaaggaaacagtttattgtccagcatcagtgtgtctgatctcagcatcagtctctctctacctctggaggtggaatatcaggataacaacacctacagctgtgtgctcaacaatcccatcagcaaccagaccacacatctggacatcagtcaACTCTGTCACACGTGTTCAG ATTCAGTTTCTCTGATAGTGTtgatttctgctgctgctggatcTCTGTTGATTGTCGCTGCAGTCGTGATCTTCTGCATCTGCTGGAAACACTGA